One Rattus norvegicus strain BN/NHsdMcwi chromosome 20, GRCr8, whole genome shotgun sequence DNA segment encodes these proteins:
- the Mtres1 gene encoding mitochondrial transcription rescue factor 1 isoform X3, with the protein MAVPGVRLLTGAVRKPDAWTRLWGVIQGTSSHKPCASWNRYLYFSSTKLNTSNYKALFSNIFSLRLPELLVSPECILPFSVRLKSNINSKKSSKKTVQKDADEEDSDEETSHLERSEQGEELEEEPGVVKDYKDLEKVVPSFRYDVILKTGLDIGRNKVEDAFYKGELRLNGEKLWKKSRTA; encoded by the exons ATGGCTGTGCCTGGTGTCAGACTGCTCACGGGTGCTGTAAGAAAGCCAGATGCCTGGACCAGACTCTGGGGTGTGATTCAAGGGACCTCTTCACACAAACCTTGTGCTTCGTGGAACCGATACTTATATTTTTCTAGCACCAAGTTAAACACATCAAATTACAAAGCACTTTTCAGTAACATTTTCTCTCTGCGACTCCCAGAGCTCCTAGTATCTCCAGAGTGTATTCTTCCATTTTCTGTACGACTCAAAAGCAATATAAACTCCAAAAAGTCTTCTAAAAAGACCGTGCAGAAAGATGCGGATGAAGAGGACTCCGATGAGGAGACCAGTCACCTGGAGAGGAGCGAGCAGGGGGAGGAGCTTGAGGAGGAGCCGGGTGTGGTCAAGGACTACAAAGACCTGGAGAAGGTGGTGCCATCTTTCCGGTACGACGTCATCCTGAAGACAGGCCTTGATATTGGGAGAAA CAAAGTAGAAGACGCGTTCTACAAAGGTGAACTCAGACTGAACGGGGAAAAACTGTGGAAGAAAAGCAGAACG